GGGTACCCGCCCGCCACCGCCGCTGCGGTCGCTCAGTACTTGCCTGACGAGACCCGGCGCGTTGGCGATGTGGCTGCGGCCTTTCTGCCGGCGCCGTGCACGAGGATGATTCTCACCGGTGCCTCAACATCACCTACGTCTTCGAGATGAACCCCGTTCCCCTCCCAGCTCCAACACCTGGACGTGCGGGAAACCGCCCCGGATCCGTGAAAGCGATGCAGCAACTTTGGTTGACAACCTGCTGCTAAGCAACCTAGGTTGACGGCATGAACTCATCCGATGTTGCGGCTGCTGCAGCAGATACAACTGATCCGCGTGCCGGCCTGAGGGCTGTGGCTGCGCTGCGCGCCACATCGGATGCATTGGAGCTGCGGCAGGTTGAGGCTGCCCTCCGGTCCGGCATGAGTTGGCAGTCCATTGCGGATGCCCTCGGCGTCACGCGTCAGGCGGTTCACAAAAAGTACTCCAAGCGCGTTGATCCCTCCATCCCTATTTCCCGGAGACGAACATGAGCAGATTTACCCGTTATGCCGCGACAACCCAAACGCTTACATTGGCCGCCATGGAGGAAGCCTCCCGGCGAGGGGCGCGTGAAGCGGACCTCGAGGACCTGCTTTTGGCGCTTGTGCTTAGCGAGCAAACAGCGGGGACGGTTTTTCGCGAGCTGGGTATCACCATCAGGGCTGCCCGCGCTGCTGTGGAGCAGTATCAGCGGGAGCAGATTGCTTCGCTCGGGATCACCCTCGAATTGCCTGCGGCCGGGAACATTGTTTTTCACGAGACCGGTGGATACGAATGGTCCAAGCGTGCCTCGGATCTCATTCGCCGGGCCGGCGACAAGGCAGGCACCGCTGATGCCGCGGCGGTGCTGCGGGAACTGGTGAGTGAACCCAGCGGGCTGATCGCGGACCTGCTGCCGCGGCTGGGGACCACATCCGAGGAAGTTCTCACGGCACTTAACCGGAGCACGCCCGCACCCGCACCAAGTACGGCTGGCAAAACCCGCCGTCGCGGTCAATCCGGTAGTGCCATCGAATCCTTTATTCCGGCACCCGTTGATGATGTCCGGACGCTCCTTACGGATCCGGCCCGGGTTCCGGACTGGGAACCGATGATTAGCTGCGTCGAAGATGTTGCGACGGGGAACGGGATTTGGGCGGCACACGTGTCCACTACTCGCCCGGATGGAAAGCCGCTGAAGGTCGATACGAGGTTCCGGCGTCGAACGCTTCAACTCATGCCGTCCGGGGAACGGGCACATATCTCCTGGCGGTTTGCCTACCCGGACGCGCCGAAGAGCCCTCCCGTCACTGTTACCTTTGACCTCGCTCCCACGACGGGGGGAACAGAATTAAGAGCGACAATGACATGCACTGCGCGCCAGGGAATACGGTTTCTTTTGCGACCTTTGCAACGTTTCCTGATGTGGATCAGACTCTCTCAGATTACGGCCGCCATCAGTCGCGTCTATCGCTAAGATGACTGTCCGCTTAGATGAAGCCCGAGCCATCTCGTCCATTCTCAACGGCCTGGACGATGCCGGCATTCGGATACTTGTTGATGATGCTGAGGAAGTAGGCGTCGGCATTGGGGGAACAACTAAGACGGTGCGCATCGGTGAAACCACTGTCTTTATAAAACAGCTCCCACTGACAAGCATCGAAGAAGCGGATCCGGGTGGCACCTCTAGCCGGCTCCAGCTTCCCTTCGTCACCCATTACGGGATAGGGAGCCCCACCCAAGCGGTCGGGCGTGAACTGGCAGCACATCGGATCACATCCCGGTGGGTGCGCACGGGCGTGGTGGATTTCTTTCCGCTTTTGCTCGGGTGCCGGGTTCTTGATGTGAAGTGCGAGGCAGACCATAGCGAGTTCGACGGCGATGCTCCTCCACGCCGGTGGGGATCACACTGGCCCCAGATCCAAACCAAGCTCGCCGCGATTAAGGACGCTTCCAAAAGCATGGTGTTCTTCCTTGAGTATGTGCCGGAAACTCTGGGCGCCTGGGTGCGACGGAGTCTGGCCGAGGGCACCGGGGCAACCGTCTTTCCTCAAGCTGTTGACCAGCTCCTGGAAGCCACAGCATGGATGAACAGACAGGGTTTCCAGCACTTTGACGTGCATCCGGGGAACATCCTCGTCCGGAACGGGAGGCTGCTTTTTACGGACTTCGGCCTGGCACTTCACAAGGACTTCGAACTCACTGCGGAGGAAGAAGCATCCATGCCTGCGCATGACGGCTTCGACCGCGATTCCGCCCTGATGCACCTGTTCCACTGGACGGTGTTTGAAATCGGCTATACCTCGGCCCAAGAGCGGCTGGAGCTGCTGGGCGCTGCCGCCGCTGACGCAGCTACGCCGGCACTGGACCCGGTTCGAGCCGTTCTCGGGGACGGTGCTGACTTGATTGCGGAATATGCGGGTATCGCTGTCTATATGACCGAAATGTTCGAAGCCCTTATGCAAGATGCTCTCGCAGTGCGGTACCGAGGCCCCTAGGCCTTCTTATGTGAGAATTGCCGGATGAATGAGCAACAGCCCTACGTTCCATTCCGCCCCGTACCCAGAGACTTTCCTGGACACATGATGCCGGCCTCGGTGCCCAGCGGGCTTCAACTGCAATTGAGCCGTTCACGGATTGTCGAGGGAATGGAAGAAGAGTTCGATCAGTGGATGACTATGCTCAACAGCCGGTACGACGAATGTGTGGAAACGTTGCCGGCAGAGCGTGCTGTTTTTGAGGCATCGTTCCGGCATGAGGAAGCAGACGGATCAACGTGGATCTACCACTTGAGCCTGATGGGGGAAGACGGGTCCGGGCTGGACGAGAGTAATCCCGTGGACGCAGCCCATGCTGACTACAACCAACGCGTGAAAGAACGCGGCTGGGAGGAGCTGATCCCGAAATTCATGCTCACTCCGGCTCATCTTCGAGATGCCATGGTCCATTGGGGCCGGACGGGCACAGAACCCAGCTAGGCAACAGAGCACCACCTCGTTAAGGAGCCGCATGCCGGACAGAACCCGCATCGAAAAACTCGAAGTACAGATCGGTGGGCTTTCCCGTCCTGAGCTGATGAGCCGGCTGGACTCGCATGGCATTCTGCTCAACGTTCATGCAGAAACCCTGCTGCAGGACGTTGTCTTCGATGAGCGGGACTCTCATTCCGTGATGGTCACGGAGCGGACGGTCGCCGAGCTGGGGCTTTCCAACGGGGCGACGCTTCCCCAAATCTTCGAGGCTGCACAGCAACAGGGCTTACTGCTGTGCCCGATGGACGCCGGACCCTACTTGCGTATGGTGTGGACCGATCAGACGGCTTCCCGCGACTCCGTCATGTCGTCCGGACGGGCGCCCGAAGGCGGTCTCACCGTGGCAGCCGAAGCTTTTCGCGCTGACCATGAGTATCCCAAGGGCTTTTATCTCCGCGTCGTTGACGGGCATTCGTGGCTGCGAGGGTATTGGTGCGACGACCAACATCTGTGGTCACCCGAGGACCGGTTCATCTTTCAGCTTCCCCCACC
This genomic interval from Arthrobacter sunyaminii contains the following:
- a CDS encoding SRPBCC family protein, coding for MSRFTRYAATTQTLTLAAMEEASRRGAREADLEDLLLALVLSEQTAGTVFRELGITIRAARAAVEQYQREQIASLGITLELPAAGNIVFHETGGYEWSKRASDLIRRAGDKAGTADAAAVLRELVSEPSGLIADLLPRLGTTSEEVLTALNRSTPAPAPSTAGKTRRRGQSGSAIESFIPAPVDDVRTLLTDPARVPDWEPMISCVEDVATGNGIWAAHVSTTRPDGKPLKVDTRFRRRTLQLMPSGERAHISWRFAYPDAPKSPPVTVTFDLAPTTGGTELRATMTCTARQGIRFLLRPLQRFLMWIRLSQITAAISRVYR
- a CDS encoding phosphotransferase codes for the protein MKCEADHSEFDGDAPPRRWGSHWPQIQTKLAAIKDASKSMVFFLEYVPETLGAWVRRSLAEGTGATVFPQAVDQLLEATAWMNRQGFQHFDVHPGNILVRNGRLLFTDFGLALHKDFELTAEEEASMPAHDGFDRDSALMHLFHWTVFEIGYTSAQERLELLGAAAADAATPALDPVRAVLGDGADLIAEYAGIAVYMTEMFEALMQDALAVRYRGP
- a CDS encoding DUF6176 family protein codes for the protein MNEQQPYVPFRPVPRDFPGHMMPASVPSGLQLQLSRSRIVEGMEEEFDQWMTMLNSRYDECVETLPAERAVFEASFRHEEADGSTWIYHLSLMGEDGSGLDESNPVDAAHADYNQRVKERGWEELIPKFMLTPAHLRDAMVHWGRTGTEPS